In Acidimicrobiales bacterium, a single window of DNA contains:
- a CDS encoding HAD family phosphatase translates to MAVAAVVFDMGGVLTDPPFLGLEHYAGRLGLPPDALKQFFRGDPTMARFETGTISSREFFKYVCVSCRDRYGVRVDIHELARAAEMGERLQPATLRLVAEVHRRVKTALLTNNVKTAGWRESFPFDEFDVVVDSSQVGVRKPNPAIYRHLVEALAIDPDAIVFFDDFEENVEAALHLGIQAFVFTNVADCRAQLSELGVLERPA, encoded by the coding sequence CTTCGACATGGGAGGGGTCCTCACCGATCCGCCGTTCCTCGGCTTGGAGCACTACGCCGGGCGCCTGGGTCTGCCCCCCGATGCACTGAAACAGTTCTTTCGGGGCGACCCCACGATGGCTCGGTTCGAGACCGGGACCATCAGCTCCCGAGAGTTCTTCAAGTACGTCTGCGTCTCCTGCCGGGACCGATACGGCGTACGCGTCGACATCCACGAGCTTGCAAGGGCCGCAGAAATGGGCGAGCGCCTCCAGCCAGCAACCCTGCGCTTGGTGGCGGAGGTGCACCGTCGGGTTAAGACGGCACTGCTCACCAACAACGTCAAGACCGCGGGATGGCGGGAGAGCTTCCCCTTCGACGAGTTCGATGTGGTCGTCGACTCATCGCAGGTGGGGGTCCGCAAGCCGAATCCGGCGATCTACCGGCATCTAGTCGAAGCGCTGGCCATCGACCCGGATGCAATCGTCTTCTTCGACGACTTCGAGGAGAACGTGGAGGCGGCGCTCCACCTCGGAATCCAGGCGTTCGTCTTCACCAACGTGGCCGATTGCCGCGCTCAACTGAGCGAACTAGGCGTGCTGGAACGGCCGGCGTGA
- a CDS encoding acyl-CoA dehydrogenase family protein, with translation MIDEVTFSREAICFLSRHSETRPPEVVRWGEGPEELAIFHETSGPEEQREVADAKRWQATRWGAGFGWICGPTKYGGRGLPASFDRLYRRLEAGYTVPDLGPLRIGISTVGPSLVANGSEAQVRRFAVGIQAGEIVACQLFSEPDAGSDLANVKTRAVRDGDTWILSGQKVWTSNAQFADIGLALTRTDPESPKHRGLTAFVVPMHSPGVEVRPIRQLTGGASFNEVFLDGVEVPDHLRVGAAGDGWRVALSTLSAERAATGDRSHGMTSRALRLLIAIARQYGKSDDALVRQSLAEIHARLEVARFHQLRVQSSAEGGADGPRRAADKLMLSGNLQAIGEAAALVLGPRVAADIGEWGTFAWSSWILGATGYRLGGGTDEVLKTMLAEKVLHLPRAS, from the coding sequence GTGATCGACGAGGTGACGTTCTCACGTGAGGCGATCTGCTTCCTGAGCCGCCACAGCGAAACCCGGCCGCCCGAGGTTGTGCGATGGGGTGAGGGTCCCGAGGAGCTCGCCATCTTCCACGAAACGAGCGGGCCGGAGGAGCAGCGCGAGGTCGCGGATGCGAAGCGATGGCAGGCCACCCGTTGGGGCGCCGGGTTCGGTTGGATCTGCGGGCCGACCAAATACGGCGGAAGGGGGCTCCCGGCGTCCTTCGACCGGCTCTACCGTCGGCTCGAAGCGGGCTACACAGTCCCGGACCTCGGCCCGCTTCGAATCGGGATATCCACGGTTGGTCCCTCCCTGGTGGCGAACGGGAGCGAGGCCCAAGTTCGCCGATTCGCGGTCGGAATCCAAGCCGGCGAGATCGTCGCCTGCCAGCTGTTCTCAGAACCCGACGCAGGATCGGACCTCGCGAACGTCAAGACCCGAGCCGTGCGCGACGGAGACACGTGGATCTTGAGTGGGCAGAAGGTGTGGACGTCGAACGCGCAGTTCGCCGATATCGGTCTGGCCTTGACGCGAACCGACCCCGAGTCCCCGAAGCACCGGGGCCTGACTGCGTTCGTGGTGCCAATGCATTCCCCCGGCGTCGAAGTAAGGCCCATCCGCCAACTCACCGGTGGGGCCAGTTTCAACGAAGTGTTTCTCGACGGCGTCGAGGTTCCGGATCACCTTCGGGTGGGTGCCGCCGGCGACGGTTGGCGGGTCGCCCTCAGCACGTTGTCCGCCGAGCGGGCTGCGACCGGCGATCGCAGCCACGGCATGACCAGCCGGGCTCTGCGGCTGCTGATCGCGATCGCGCGCCAGTACGGCAAGAGTGACGATGCTCTCGTCAGGCAATCGCTCGCCGAGATACACGCCAGACTCGAAGTTGCCCGGTTCCACCAGCTGCGAGTCCAGTCCTCAGCAGAAGGTGGCGCCGACGGGCCCCGGCGGGCAGCGGACAAACTCATGCTGTCGGGCAACCTGCAAGCGATAGGAGAAGCGGCGGCGCTCGTTCTGGGACCGCGGGTCGCGGCCGACATCGGAGAATGGGGAACGTTCGCTTGGAGCAGTTGGATCCTGGGTGCAACCGGCTATCGCTTGGGGGGCGGCACGGACGAGGTGCTGAAAACGATGCTTGCGGAGAAGGTGCTCCACCTGCCGAGGGCGTCATGA
- a CDS encoding enoyl-CoA hydratase/isomerase family protein gives MTESGSTSEPYRTICVEVDAHIATITLNRPEALNAFNQTMLDEFARLWRTCRMEDDIRVVVLQAEGDTAFSTGVDRKQGRFRHPNPWSEDDPGFFLGAKQNRVWKPLVCAVHGMVAGGAFYWLNEADVIICSDDATFFDPHTTYGMTSALEPLGLLRRIPMGEVLRLALFGLDERMSSPRALQIGLVSEVLPRAELRPRARVLAERLAAKPPLAVQGTVKSIWDGYHMTVQGQREVPLLYPRLANPVSKLEMDEVEVPSFEIR, from the coding sequence ATGACGGAGTCGGGATCGACTAGCGAGCCGTACCGGACGATTTGTGTCGAGGTGGACGCGCACATCGCGACGATCACGCTGAACCGCCCGGAGGCGCTCAACGCGTTCAACCAGACCATGCTCGACGAGTTCGCGCGGCTTTGGCGTACCTGCCGGATGGAGGACGACATCAGGGTCGTGGTTCTCCAGGCTGAGGGCGACACGGCGTTCTCGACCGGGGTCGACCGCAAGCAAGGCCGGTTCCGACACCCGAACCCCTGGAGCGAGGACGACCCGGGCTTTTTCCTGGGGGCAAAGCAGAATCGGGTCTGGAAGCCGCTGGTGTGCGCCGTGCACGGGATGGTGGCCGGCGGCGCGTTCTACTGGCTGAACGAGGCAGACGTGATCATCTGTTCGGACGACGCCACGTTCTTCGATCCCCACACGACCTACGGGATGACCTCGGCGCTCGAACCGCTCGGCCTTCTCCGACGGATTCCGATGGGCGAAGTCCTCCGACTGGCTCTATTCGGGCTCGACGAGCGCATGTCTTCGCCGAGGGCGCTTCAGATCGGCCTGGTGAGCGAGGTCCTCCCCCGCGCGGAGCTTCGGCCCCGCGCCCGAGTCCTCGCCGAGCGCCTGGCGGCGAAGCCCCCGCTTGCAGTCCAGGGGACCGTCAAGTCGATCTGGGATGGCTATCACATGACCGTGCAGGGCCAACGGGAGGTCCCCTTGTTGTACCCGCGGCTGGCGAACCCGGTTTCGAAACTGGAGATGGACGAGGTCGAAGTTCCCTCCTTCGAGATCAGATGA
- a CDS encoding enoyl-CoA hydratase-related protein, with protein MNPSQFRDIRYEVDSGVGIITLNRPDRRNAWTGSMAVEYRWALHHADVDPGVRVVILAGEGRDFCVGAEPGSLREISVDGGSYTRASAPLPPYPDGTPEWLRHNHCATLAIGVPVIAVVTGACAGAGFVLATYSDLRWVADDAKVTSAFARLGLPAEYGTAWLLARQVGLSNAMQLLYSADVVDGPNSLRLGWAQRTGPAGEVLENAKSYARRLALHSSPQSLRSMKRALVVDAAGSLDTAYRKSVQDMEEALRHPDFRRGLDAQAGRVLPNFL; from the coding sequence ATGAACCCTTCTCAGTTCCGAGATATCCGCTACGAAGTCGACTCTGGTGTGGGCATCATCACCCTGAACCGCCCGGACCGGCGCAACGCATGGACCGGTTCTATGGCGGTCGAATACCGCTGGGCCTTGCACCACGCCGATGTCGATCCGGGTGTCCGGGTGGTGATCCTCGCCGGGGAGGGTCGCGACTTCTGTGTCGGGGCCGAGCCGGGGTCGTTGCGCGAGATCAGCGTTGATGGCGGCAGCTACACCCGGGCGTCCGCTCCCCTGCCGCCCTACCCCGATGGGACCCCGGAATGGCTGCGCCACAACCACTGCGCAACACTCGCGATCGGCGTGCCGGTCATCGCCGTGGTCACGGGCGCGTGCGCGGGAGCCGGCTTCGTCCTGGCGACGTACTCGGACCTTCGCTGGGTGGCCGACGACGCCAAGGTGACCAGCGCCTTCGCCCGGCTCGGTTTGCCGGCCGAGTACGGCACAGCCTGGTTGCTCGCCCGGCAGGTCGGCCTTTCCAACGCCATGCAACTCCTGTACAGCGCCGATGTGGTCGACGGTCCTAACTCGCTGAGGCTGGGGTGGGCGCAGAGGACCGGACCGGCCGGCGAAGTCCTCGAGAACGCGAAGAGTTACGCCCGGCGACTCGCCCTGCACAGCTCGCCGCAGTCGCTCCGTTCGATGAAGCGGGCGTTGGTCGTTGATGCGGCAGGAAGCCTCGACACTGCCTACAGGAAGTCGGTGCAAGACATGGAGGAGGCGCTGCGCCACCCGGACTTCCGGCGCGGGCTCGATGCCCAGGCGGGCCGGGTGCTGCCGAACTTCCTATGA
- a CDS encoding GntR family transcriptional regulator: protein MSDLRAATDERIRIPKAAELVANTLRRRIITGEYKPDELLPPEGALMSSFNVARTTVRDAFRVLESEGLVVVRRGANGGGRVRVPSVSMVSDNASVLLQYRGATLEDVHQGRLMVEVPVAGMLASRKARKRIVRELREALAEEEASIADPVELPRAEGRFHLRLIELADSPTISMLSAVTNRIIAQQVVKNAATRQTGDETIARHREAHAAHERLVDLIDAGSAAQAEALWRRHLEGALQQLLSSPGTARTVIELLS from the coding sequence ATGAGCGACCTCCGCGCCGCCACCGATGAGCGGATCCGGATCCCAAAAGCAGCGGAGCTGGTCGCCAACACCCTGCGCCGCCGGATCATCACCGGCGAGTACAAACCCGACGAGCTGCTGCCTCCCGAGGGAGCACTGATGTCGAGCTTCAACGTCGCCCGCACGACGGTCCGGGACGCTTTCCGGGTGCTGGAATCCGAGGGACTGGTGGTTGTCCGGCGTGGCGCCAACGGCGGTGGAAGGGTGCGGGTGCCTTCGGTGAGCATGGTGTCCGACAACGCCAGCGTGCTGCTGCAGTATCGGGGTGCCACTCTCGAAGATGTCCACCAGGGCCGCTTGATGGTCGAGGTACCCGTGGCGGGGATGCTGGCCTCGAGGAAGGCCAGGAAGAGGATCGTGCGGGAGCTGAGGGAGGCGCTCGCCGAGGAGGAGGCGTCTATAGCCGATCCCGTCGAACTTCCTCGCGCCGAAGGACGGTTTCACCTCCGCCTGATCGAACTGGCAGACAGCCCGACCATCTCGATGCTGAGCGCGGTGACAAACCGGATAATCGCCCAACAGGTGGTCAAGAACGCGGCCACTCGCCAGACGGGAGACGAGACGATCGCCCGCCACCGGGAGGCTCACGCAGCGCACGAGCGGTTGGTGGACCTGATCGATGCTGGATCCGCTGCGCAAGCCGAAGCGTTGTGGCGGCGACACTTGGAGGGCGCTCTCCAGCAGTTGCTGAGTTCCCCGGGAACAGCCCGTACCGTTATCGAGCTCCTGTCATAG
- a CDS encoding SDR family NAD(P)-dependent oxidoreductase: MMRPALLSIEGAHCIVTGASRGIGRAMVINLASRGARVTGVARQSDALAEVADLTGARAFPADLADPSQVAGLIDRIEAEAGPVDVLVNNAGVALVDRLVDQPADGIRSSFAVNCVAPIELCRQAVEGMVARGTGRIANVSSLAAITAFPTLATYGATKAALVHFSAALQRELRRTPVRVTIVQLGEVAGTDMMEQARRSPTVAAVSRRLARTHALPKLTPDSVAAKVIDSVASGRSHVVVPARLGGLHLLRELPSRMNDALLAGIG, translated from the coding sequence ATGATGCGCCCGGCGCTCCTGTCAATTGAGGGCGCTCATTGCATCGTGACCGGCGCATCACGAGGCATCGGTCGGGCCATGGTCATCAACTTGGCCAGTCGTGGAGCGAGGGTGACCGGGGTAGCACGCCAGTCCGACGCCCTGGCCGAGGTCGCCGACCTGACCGGGGCGAGGGCGTTTCCCGCCGATCTGGCCGACCCGTCGCAGGTCGCGGGCCTGATTGACCGGATCGAGGCGGAGGCCGGCCCGGTCGACGTCCTCGTCAACAACGCCGGCGTCGCACTGGTCGACCGTCTGGTGGACCAGCCCGCCGACGGTATCCGGTCCAGTTTCGCCGTCAACTGCGTCGCTCCGATAGAGCTGTGCCGGCAGGCGGTCGAGGGGATGGTCGCGCGCGGCACCGGCCGCATCGCCAACGTGTCATCGCTCGCGGCCATCACCGCCTTTCCGACGCTCGCGACCTACGGGGCGACCAAGGCGGCGCTGGTGCACTTCTCGGCAGCGCTCCAGCGGGAGCTGCGGCGCACCCCGGTGAGGGTGACCATCGTGCAACTCGGTGAGGTCGCGGGGACCGACATGATGGAACAGGCCCGCCGGTCGCCCACGGTCGCGGCGGTGTCGCGGCGCCTGGCGCGCACCCACGCACTGCCGAAGCTCACCCCGGACTCTGTGGCCGCCAAGGTGATCGACTCCGTGGCCTCGGGCCGATCTCACGTCGTGGTGCCCGCCCGGCTCGGCGGCTTGCACCTGCTGCGAGAGTTGCCGAGCCGAATGAACGACGCGTTGCTCGCCGGGATCGGCTGA
- a CDS encoding amidohydrolase family protein — MPLQDHMKLISTDDHVIEHPRVWEDRLPRDDREAGPRIVEMVPAGAPEGARAAHIWLFEGRLYPQIALNAVAGRKREEFGLEPNRFDDILPGSYDPKARVADMDADGVQAQLCFPSFPKFAGTVFLGADDKRLAGLCVRAYNDFMLDEWCAYAPDRLIPLVIVPLWDPALAAAEIERCAAKGARAVSFPENTAALGMPSFHTDHWDPVFAAAQETGLPLCMHFGSSGQPPSTAPDAPFAVAISLFGCNSMSATADLLFSRVFHKFDRLKVALAEGGIGWIPYMLERIDYTWERHRYYTGIDIDTRPSDLFRRNMWGCFIDDVAGLQNRHEIGIDRITWESDYPHSDSNWPKSRKRAAEVLADVPDEEVHQMVELNARKLLRFTADLDRQQIGA; from the coding sequence GTGCCCCTCCAAGACCACATGAAGTTGATCTCTACTGACGACCACGTCATCGAGCACCCCAGAGTCTGGGAGGATCGCCTGCCCCGCGACGACCGTGAGGCGGGCCCGCGCATAGTCGAGATGGTGCCCGCCGGCGCCCCCGAAGGGGCGCGCGCCGCCCACATCTGGCTGTTCGAGGGGCGCCTCTATCCCCAGATCGCTCTCAACGCGGTGGCCGGGCGCAAACGGGAGGAGTTCGGGCTGGAACCTAATCGGTTCGACGACATCCTTCCCGGCAGTTACGACCCCAAGGCCCGGGTGGCGGACATGGATGCCGACGGAGTGCAGGCCCAGCTCTGCTTCCCGTCGTTCCCGAAGTTCGCCGGCACCGTCTTCTTGGGAGCCGACGACAAGAGACTCGCGGGCCTCTGCGTTCGGGCGTACAACGACTTCATGCTCGACGAATGGTGTGCCTACGCCCCGGACCGTCTGATACCGCTTGTCATCGTTCCGCTCTGGGATCCCGCTTTGGCAGCGGCCGAGATCGAGCGGTGCGCGGCGAAAGGTGCCAGGGCGGTGTCCTTTCCGGAGAACACCGCAGCGCTCGGGATGCCGTCGTTCCACACCGACCACTGGGACCCGGTGTTCGCCGCCGCCCAGGAGACGGGTCTGCCTTTGTGCATGCACTTCGGTAGCTCCGGTCAGCCGCCGTCGACCGCCCCCGACGCCCCGTTCGCCGTAGCGATATCCCTCTTCGGGTGCAACTCGATGTCTGCCACGGCCGACCTCCTTTTTTCCCGGGTATTCCACAAGTTCGACCGCTTGAAGGTGGCACTGGCCGAAGGAGGGATCGGTTGGATTCCCTACATGCTCGAACGGATCGACTACACCTGGGAGCGTCACCGCTACTACACGGGAATCGACATCGATACGCGCCCGTCCGACCTGTTCCGCCGCAACATGTGGGGATGCTTCATCGACGACGTGGCAGGGCTGCAAAATCGGCACGAAATCGGTATCGACCGAATCACGTGGGAGAGCGACTACCCCCACTCCGACTCCAACTGGCCCAAGAGCCGGAAGCGCGCCGCTGAGGTCCTGGCGGACGTACCCGACGAGGAAGTCCACCAGATGGTGGAGTTGAACGCTCGGAAGCTGCTCCGCTTCACGGCCGACTTGGACCGTCAGCAGATAGGCGCATGA
- a CDS encoding mycofactocin-coupled SDR family oxidoreductase: MTHPGRLAGRVAMVTGAARGQGRSHAVRLAAEGADVVAIDLLEDIASVPYRLATKADLDETARLVEEAGGKVLCSRADVRDFDEVDAVAAEAAERFGRLDIVCANAGIISYASGQALSEQAWSDVIGVNLTGVWHTLKACVPHMLSAGHGGSIVITSSMAGLKGLANTAHYTAAKHGVVGLMKVFAAELATQGIRVNCVHPTSVNTDMLHNEATYNVFRPGFEHATLEDAMDGFHFVNSMPTPWVEPSDVSDAVAWLASDESRFVTGISLPVDAGFLLR, encoded by the coding sequence ATGACTCACCCGGGGCGCCTCGCCGGCAGGGTGGCCATGGTCACCGGGGCCGCCCGAGGCCAAGGGCGTTCGCATGCGGTTCGCCTCGCCGCGGAGGGAGCGGACGTCGTTGCGATCGACCTCCTGGAGGACATCGCCTCGGTGCCCTACCGCCTGGCGACAAAAGCCGATCTCGACGAGACGGCCCGGCTGGTTGAGGAGGCCGGGGGGAAGGTCTTGTGCTCCCGGGCCGATGTCCGGGATTTCGATGAAGTTGATGCAGTCGCCGCCGAGGCTGCGGAACGGTTCGGTCGGTTGGACATCGTCTGCGCCAACGCCGGCATCATCTCGTACGCGTCGGGCCAAGCGTTGAGCGAGCAGGCGTGGTCGGACGTCATCGGCGTCAACTTGACGGGGGTCTGGCACACCCTCAAGGCTTGCGTTCCGCACATGCTGTCCGCGGGCCACGGCGGGTCGATCGTGATCACCAGCTCCATGGCAGGGCTGAAGGGACTGGCCAACACGGCTCACTACACCGCCGCCAAGCACGGCGTGGTCGGGCTGATGAAGGTCTTCGCCGCCGAACTGGCAACGCAGGGGATCCGGGTGAACTGCGTGCACCCCACGTCGGTCAACACCGACATGCTGCACAACGAGGCGACCTACAACGTCTTCCGTCCCGGATTCGAGCACGCCACGCTGGAGGACGCCATGGACGGTTTCCATTTCGTCAACTCCATGCCGACTCCGTGGGTCGAACCGTCTGACGTGTCCGACGCGGTGGCCTGGTTGGCGTCCGACGAATCCCGGTTTGTTACCGGGATATCTCTTCCGGTCGACGCCGGGTTCCTTCTGCGTTGA
- a CDS encoding ABC transporter ATP-binding protein — MRLDLEDVSAAYGSAVVLRDLSMSVPAGQVVALLGANGAGKTSLLKVVSGLLRPRAGRVLLDDQDVSALGSDSRARMGVCHITEGRSVFPDLTVRDNVRLFTPRGKPAASVEEALDCFPALRPCMPRPAGSLSGGQQQMLALLRAYLSDAPLVLFDEISMGLAPVVVDQIFEFLDHLRTFGRSLLVVEQYVAKALAIADVVYILAKGRIVYAGEPAELRGSTQIMDHYFNAEGTRRRPEEISR, encoded by the coding sequence GTGAGGCTCGACCTCGAAGACGTCAGTGCTGCATACGGGTCGGCCGTCGTACTCAGAGACCTGTCCATGTCGGTCCCCGCAGGCCAGGTCGTCGCGCTCCTGGGTGCCAACGGAGCCGGGAAGACCTCGTTGCTGAAGGTGGTGTCCGGGCTGCTCCGCCCGCGCGCCGGACGCGTCCTTCTGGATGATCAGGATGTGTCGGCACTGGGGTCGGACTCCCGCGCCCGCATGGGCGTGTGCCACATCACCGAGGGACGCAGCGTCTTCCCGGACCTGACGGTCCGCGACAACGTCCGCCTCTTCACCCCGCGAGGCAAGCCCGCGGCGTCAGTCGAGGAGGCTCTCGACTGTTTTCCCGCCCTGCGCCCGTGCATGCCGCGCCCGGCAGGCTCTCTGAGTGGCGGCCAACAGCAGATGCTCGCACTGCTCCGCGCCTATCTCAGCGATGCCCCACTTGTGCTCTTCGACGAAATATCGATGGGCCTAGCCCCGGTTGTCGTCGACCAGATATTCGAGTTCCTCGACCATCTACGGACCTTCGGACGCAGCCTGCTCGTCGTGGAGCAATACGTCGCCAAAGCGCTCGCCATAGCCGACGTGGTCTACATCCTGGCCAAGGGCCGAATCGTCTACGCCGGGGAGCCGGCCGAGCTGCGCGGCTCCACCCAGATCATGGACCACTACTTCAACGCAGAAGGAACCCGGCGTCGACCGGAAGAGATATCCCGGTAA
- a CDS encoding ABC transporter ATP-binding protein: protein MKERPTPLEDGLVVHDISVAYQGVPAAAGVQLAAPLGCITGLIGPNGAGKTTVFNAVSGLVRPSAGSITVFGVDATHLSPSRRARLGLGRTFQIVEVCNQMTVRENVALGVEALLVGSSAIRHLRVSRSERRALEEKTRQALDTCGITDLESQPVASLSTGQRRLVELARVVAGGFRLLLLDEPTSGLDSAESERIGDILCEIVAQRGVGVLLVEHDMQLVMRICSYIYVLDFGQPIFEGTPGEVRASPEVRDAYLGVHT, encoded by the coding sequence ATGAAAGAGCGGCCGACTCCGTTGGAAGACGGTTTGGTCGTGCACGATATCTCGGTTGCGTACCAGGGTGTCCCGGCGGCTGCGGGCGTTCAACTAGCCGCCCCGCTCGGCTGCATCACCGGCCTCATCGGACCCAACGGTGCCGGCAAGACCACCGTGTTCAACGCGGTCAGCGGCCTGGTCCGCCCCTCCGCCGGCTCGATAACGGTGTTCGGTGTCGACGCCACCCACCTCTCTCCCTCCCGTCGGGCCCGGTTGGGTCTGGGCAGGACGTTTCAGATCGTCGAGGTTTGCAACCAGATGACCGTCCGCGAGAACGTCGCCCTCGGCGTCGAAGCGCTACTGGTCGGGAGCAGCGCCATCCGTCACCTGAGGGTAAGCCGTTCAGAACGCCGGGCTCTCGAGGAGAAGACCCGGCAAGCCTTGGATACCTGCGGGATAACCGATTTGGAATCGCAGCCCGTGGCTTCATTGAGCACCGGTCAGAGGCGACTGGTGGAACTGGCGCGAGTCGTGGCGGGGGGCTTCCGGCTCTTGCTCCTCGACGAGCCCACCAGCGGGCTCGACAGCGCCGAGAGCGAGAGGATCGGGGACATCCTCTGCGAGATCGTCGCCCAGCGCGGGGTCGGGGTGCTGCTGGTCGAACACGACATGCAGCTGGTGATGCGCATCTGTTCCTACATCTACGTGCTGGACTTCGGGCAGCCGATATTCGAGGGAACCCCCGGTGAAGTGCGGGCCAGCCCGGAGGTCCGTGACGCCTACCTGGGGGTCCACACGTGA
- a CDS encoding ABC transporter permease — MSSLLPFLVVGVVTGSLYGLAGVGLVLTYRTSGVFNFGHGALAAAAAFVFYELHVLDGWPWPVAAVVVLAGFALLGATVLEPLTRVVMDAPPSLVVALTVGLFLAVDGLLLVVFGDVTRNFPSFLPQTGFNVDGVLISWGEVITAGLVLALSVGLYLFMRLSRLGVAMRAAVDVPSLVGLTGERPNRVRAAAWSLGSVFAALSGMLLAPTLGLDATLLTLLVIQAFGACAIGLFSSLPLTYLGGILVGVLASVATKYATHGPLGGLPPAIPFLVLIAVLLVVPPRRLPGGPSIVRGIAQPARPFNPRHAAVVWVPAAALLLAMPRLVGAHLPVWTAALTYAVIFGSLGLLTWTSGQVSLCQMAFVAIGSTTMGHLTSDGVPWLIALLVAGLVTVPVGALIVLPAMRVSGIYLALATLGFGVLMQEVVFPSFLMFGGGLTVRATRPRLWFVHGASDTWFFYACLAIAAASLAAMVAVQRSRLGRLLRGLSETPTMLATHGLEVNLTRLIVFCISSFFAGIGGALMISQFSAASGSAYGPVQSLVLVAVLAVCGTRLFRSSVLAALLIAVVPGYLTKFTSDQQTLLFGLAAVIASLVLASRSELASWVARLAAESSWRWQHSPLRSRVETYG; from the coding sequence GTGAGCTCGCTTCTTCCGTTCCTCGTCGTCGGCGTTGTCACCGGATCGCTCTACGGCCTGGCCGGAGTTGGCCTCGTGCTGACATACCGGACTTCGGGGGTTTTCAACTTCGGGCACGGCGCCCTGGCTGCGGCGGCCGCGTTCGTCTTCTACGAGCTCCACGTTCTCGACGGCTGGCCTTGGCCGGTGGCAGCCGTGGTAGTGCTAGCCGGGTTTGCGCTGTTGGGTGCGACGGTCCTCGAGCCGTTGACAAGGGTGGTCATGGACGCCCCGCCCAGCCTCGTCGTCGCTCTCACCGTCGGCTTGTTTCTAGCTGTCGACGGCCTGCTCTTGGTGGTGTTCGGAGACGTGACCCGGAACTTCCCGTCGTTTCTGCCTCAGACCGGGTTCAACGTCGACGGCGTCCTGATCAGCTGGGGCGAGGTCATCACCGCCGGCTTGGTGCTGGCGCTGTCCGTTGGGTTGTACCTGTTCATGCGGCTAAGCCGCCTCGGCGTTGCTATGCGGGCCGCGGTGGACGTGCCGTCGTTGGTGGGCCTGACCGGGGAGCGACCCAACCGGGTACGTGCAGCCGCGTGGAGCTTGGGCTCGGTGTTCGCCGCGCTCTCCGGGATGTTGCTGGCCCCGACGCTCGGCCTGGACGCGACCCTGCTCACACTGTTGGTCATTCAGGCGTTCGGGGCGTGCGCGATCGGACTTTTTTCGAGTCTGCCACTCACCTATCTCGGCGGGATCCTGGTCGGGGTTCTCGCTTCGGTCGCCACGAAATACGCGACTCACGGGCCGCTCGGCGGCCTTCCCCCTGCAATACCGTTCCTCGTTTTAATAGCGGTTCTCCTGGTGGTCCCGCCCCGCCGGCTGCCGGGCGGCCCGTCGATCGTGCGAGGTATCGCCCAACCGGCCCGCCCCTTCAACCCCAGGCACGCAGCGGTGGTCTGGGTGCCGGCCGCGGCCTTACTGTTGGCGATGCCGCGGCTGGTCGGCGCCCACCTGCCGGTGTGGACGGCGGCGCTGACCTACGCGGTGATCTTCGGGTCTCTCGGCCTGCTCACCTGGACGTCGGGGCAGGTCTCGCTGTGTCAGATGGCATTCGTGGCGATCGGGTCCACCACCATGGGACACCTCACGTCCGACGGGGTGCCTTGGCTGATCGCCCTGCTCGTGGCCGGGCTGGTGACCGTCCCGGTCGGGGCGCTGATCGTCCTTCCCGCGATGCGCGTATCTGGGATCTATCTGGCTTTGGCAACACTCGGTTTCGGGGTGCTGATGCAAGAAGTGGTGTTCCCGTCGTTCCTGATGTTCGGTGGCGGCCTCACGGTCAGAGCGACCCGGCCCCGACTGTGGTTCGTGCACGGAGCGAGCGACACGTGGTTCTTCTACGCGTGCCTCGCCATCGCGGCCGCATCGTTGGCGGCGATGGTCGCCGTCCAGCGCAGCCGGCTGGGGCGTCTGCTGCGCGGGCTGTCCGAGACGCCGACGATGCTGGCGACCCACGGGCTCGAGGTGAACCTCACCCGTCTGATCGTGTTCTGCATTTCGTCGTTCTTCGCCGGGATCGGCGGGGCACTGATGATCTCGCAGTTCTCGGCGGCGAGCGGCTCCGCGTACGGGCCCGTCCAATCGCTCGTGTTGGTCGCAGTCCTCGCTGTCTGCGGGACGCGACTGTTCCGCTCCAGCGTGCTGGCCGCACTTCTCATTGCGGTGGTGCCCGGGTATCTCACCAAGTTCACGAGTGACCAGCAAACCCTGCTGTTCGGGCTCGCCGCGGTGATCGCCTCGCTGGTCTTGGCGTCGCGCTCCGAGCTTGCCTCCTGGGTCGCCCGCCTCGCCGCAGAGTCGTCCTGGCGGTGGCAGCACAGCCCGCTGCGATCCAGGGTGGAGACCTACGGATGA